CGGGGAACCGTTAGCAATTCTGGAAATTAACAGCGACATCACCGACCGCAAAAAAGCTGAAGAAGATTTGCGATCGCGTGCAGGAGAATTAGCCAGACTAGGTTCTATCCTGGTTCAAACTAACACCGCCCTAGAAAAACGCAACCAAGAACTCGACCAGTTTGCTTATATTGTCTCCCATGACCTGAAAGCACCCTTGAGAGCGATCGCTAACCTCTCCACTTGGATTGAAGAAGATTTACCTGGTCAATCCGAAGAAACCCAGCACAATATAACTTTACTGCGATCGCGCGTTCATCGTATGGAAGCACTGATCGATGGCATCCTCCATTATTCCCGCGTCGGAAGAGTCAAAGCATCAGTTGAAAAAGTGGACGTTGCTAACTTACTAGCAGAGATCGTAGACTCCCAAGCACCCCCACCCGCCTTTACTATCAGCGTACAACCGGGAATGCCCACTCTTTCCACCCAACGCCTGCTCTTACAACAAGTTTTTGCCAACCTGCTTTCCAACGCCATCAAACACCACGATCGAGCCGATGGAACGGTGACAATATCTGTTCAAGACCAAGGCAACTTTTACGAATTTGCCGTAGCAGATGATGGCCCAGGAATTGCTACCGAGTACCATGAGAGAGTTTTTGAGATTTTTCAAACCTTAAAAGCCCGCGATACAGCAGAAAACACTGGCGTTGGTTTATCTCTGGTTAAAAAAATTGTCGAGGCTCAAGGGGGAAGCGTCCGCTTGGAATCTCAAATAGGTCAAGGATCGACATTTCGCTTTACCTGGTCTAAATCTGCGCCAAGAAGCGAGGAGTTAGAAGTTATGAGTTAGGAGTTGAGAGGCGAGAAGTTTGCTCGTTAAATACACGCCTATAGGCTGTAGACGAAGCGTTCCCTAAGGGTAAGGTAGCTTAGTTTGTATACCCGCGTGTAGAGACTTTGCTAGCAAAGTCTCTACATTTAGAAGGCGTTTTTACTCAAAACGCAAAACTATGAAAAAAATTGGTCGCCCTCCTAGTGGTGGATGCCGAAGAAGCTGTTGTGTGGCATTTTGTCATTAGGAGGATGGAGCTTTTGCCTAGTGGTTTGCTCTCAGCTTATGCGTTACGGTGTCCCTATAGTAGCGGTAATACTAGCTTTGCTAATTAAACTGCTAGTAGACACTCTAAATATAAATAGTGAAAAAAATAGCTATTTTAGCTTGATTTTTATCGCTATTTTAATTGGTGTCTTGTATGGTGGCATCCAAAGAGGAATGTTAACCTCTGTTTTAGCCACTTTCTTGCAGGTAAAAAAGCATCAAGAAACTAGAAGCGGCCAAAGTAAAACTACTTTGGCGACAACAAGCGTAGCGAGTGTGGTTAATACTTATCGCCAAAAGCTGCAAGGCGATCGCGCTATCCCTACCCAAAAGCAAGAAACTACACAAGATGCACTCCAGATACTCAGCTTCCATCTAGAAAACTCACCACTAGCAGTCATTGAGTGGGATAGTAACTTTCGGGTGATCAAGTGGTCGCAGCAAGCCGAAACCCTATTCGGATGGGACGACCAACTAATGGGTAAACATCCGAGCGAATGGAAATTCGTAGTACCTGAAGATTTGGCATCTGTCAATGGGGTAGTATCCCGGTTACTCAATGGCAGCGAACGGCGTAATATTTCTCAAAACCGGAACTATAGGAAAGATGGCTCGATTATCTACTGCGAGTGGTACAACTCGGCTTTAGTAGATGAGTCGGGGAATGTGGTTTCGGTGCTGTCTCTGGTTTTAGATATTACTGAGCGACAGCAGACGGAAGCAGCGCTGCGTAAAAGTGAGGAGAGACTGCGGTTATCCCTAGACGCGGGAGTAATAGGGATTTGGGACTGGAACATTCTGACGGGGGAGCTGGCGTGGTCGGATACGCTGGAACCTATGAATGCTATAGCTACTGGAAGCGGGACTTTTGCCGATTTTATTGAAAAGATTTATCCTGAAGACCGGGAGTTTGTAGAGAAAGCGATCGCGCAATCTGTAGAGCGGAAAACCAATTACGCCATTGAATTCCGGATTATTTCCCCTAACGGCAATATCTGCTGGATTGGGGGAAAAGGTCAGGTTTTTTGCGACGAAACAGGAAATGCAGTCAGAATGCTCGGCGTGTGCATGGATATCACCGAGAATAAGCGATCGCAAGCAGCATTGCGAGAAAGCGAAGAACGTTTCCGCACAATGGCAGATAGTGCGCCAGTGTTGTTATGGATGTCCGGGACAGATGCACTGTGTAATTTCTTCAATCAAAGTTGGCTTACCTTCACGGGACGAACTCTGGAGGAAGAAATGGGCAACGGTTGGACTCAAGGGGTGCATCGAGATGATTTCCAACGTTGCTTAGATACCTACATGACGGCTTTTAACGCCCGCGAAAATTTCCAGATGGAATACCGTCTTTTGCGTGCAGATGGGGAGTATCGCTGGGTTTTGGATAGAGGAAGACCGCGATTTATACCCGATGACACTTTTGCTGGCTATATTGGCTCTTGTATTGACATCACCGAGCGCAAAAAAGCTGAAGAAGATTTGCTTACCCGTGCGAAGGAATTAACCCGTCTGAGTGGTATTCTCGCCCAGACTAACATTGACCTAGAGAAACGCAACAAAGAACTCGACCAGTTTGCTTATATTGTCTCCCATGACTTGAAGGCACCATTGAGAGCGATCGCAAATCTCTCGACTTGGATTGAAGAAGATATCGAAGATAAACTCGACCCGGAAACGCGCCATAACATGGATTTACTGCGGGGGCGCGTTCATCGCATGGAAGCATTAATTAATGCACTTTTGCAGTATTCCCGCATCGGACGGGTGAACAAACCACCAGAACTTGTAAACTTAGCAACCTTACTGCCAAACATTATCGGCTCCTTGGCAGCTCCTCCAACCTTTACCATCACTATAGAGCCGGGAATGCCAACGTTATTTACACAACGCTTGCTCTTAGAGCAAGTGTTTGCTAATCTGCTGAGCAACTGTATTAAACACCACCCTTGGTCAGAGGGAAATGTGACAATATCTGTCCAGAATAGAGAAACCTGCTACGAATTTGCGGTCGTAGATGACGGAAATGGGATCGCTCCCCAATATCATGAAAAAGTTTTCGTGATGTTTCAGACACTGGAAGCGCGAGACAAGGTAGAAAATACTGGTGTTGGTCTAGCTATTGTTAAGAAAATTATTGAACAGCAAGGAGGAACAATTTGGCTGGAATCTCAATTAGGGCAAGGAGCAACTTTCTATTTCACCTGGCCCAAACAGCCAAAAAGTAAGTAATTTGGGACTGGGGGAGGATGCTCCCAATTACCAGTTTTAATTATTTTTAGAATATGGAAGGTAAAATGACAAATCTGTTGCTTGTTGATGACGATGAAGTTGATGTGATGACGGTGCGACGAGCCTTTAAAAAAAACAATATCACCAATCCCTTTTATGTCGCCCACAATGGGTTAGAAGCGCTGGCTATTTTGCGGGATGAGGACAATGTAACAAAAATTCCGCGAGAGCGTCGGTTAATCTTACTCGACCTAAATATGCCGAAAATGGGCGGAATTGAGTTTTTGCGAGAGTTGCGGGCAGATCCGGAACTCCGATCAACGCCCGTGATTGTCCTCACTACTTCCAATGAAGACAAAGATAAGGTGGAAGCTTATAATTTGAATGTGGCAGGCTATATTCTTAAACCAGTAACATTTACTAAATTTGTGGAAGCAGTGGCAACACTCAATCAATACTGGATGCTCAGTGAAATGCCGTAATTAGTCAGTTGTCAAGTTGAAACGTTAGAAATTATTACAACACATTAAAACTTGGAGATATTCAAACTTTAAAACGTCAACAGACAACAGACTAAAACTAATTTACATGGAAGAAACTTTAAAGATACTGATAGTTGATGACGATGAAGTAGATCGAATGGCGGTGCGGCGATCGCTAAAAACTGCTGGCATAAAAATGGAAGTGGTGGAAGCAATCAATTGTCAAGAAGCGATCGCATCTTTAAGTCATGATGATTTTGACTGCGTTTTCCTTGACTATCGCCTCCCTGACGGTGACGGACTGAGCTTGGTGCAAGATATCCGTTCGTCTGGTTTCAAAGCCGCCCTGGTAGTATTAACTGGCCAAGGAGACGAACAAATCGCCGTTGAGGTGATGAAAGCAGGTGCATCAGATTATATTTCTAAAAGCAAAGTCTCCCCAGAAAGTCTCGCCCGCTCACTCAGAAATGCCATTCGGCTGAATCGGGCTGAAACGCTTGCCCAGAGAGCAAATCAGCTACTCCAAGAAAGCGAACAACGCTACCGATTTGTTCTAGAAGGATCAAACGACGGGATTTGGGACTGGGATATCATTAGAAACCAAATTTACTGCAATGAGCGCTGTTTTGAAATCACTGGCTTGTCCGGTGATGGGTTTGTAAGCACTTACGATGCGTTTTGTCAACTAATACATCCAGAAGATAGACAGCGGATCATCGAGATCGTTACCGCTCACCTAGAGCTAGAGCGTGAATGTAATGTGGAATTTAAACTGCGCCATGTCTCCGGGGAATATCGTTACTGTATTGCCAAAGGCAAAGCGCAACGGGATAGCACAGGCAAAGCGTTTCGGATGTCAGGTATTATTAGCGACATTACAGAACGCAAGCAAGCCTTAGAAAGGCAGCGTTTCCTGGCTGAGGCTAGTGCCGTCCTTTCTGCTTCCCTAGACTACCAGGCGACTATGGAAACTCTGGCGCGACTGGTGGTGAATCACATAGCAGACTTGTGCCTAATAGACATTCTGGAAGCGGATGGCTTAGTGCGTCGGCTGGGGGCGGCTGTTTCAGATCCTAGCAAAGAAAATTTGGTGCGCCAGCTAAAGCACCGCTACCCGCCGGACATCGACGGAGGACATCCGGCGATGAAAGTGTTGCGTACTGGCAACTCGGAATTAGTTCGAGAAATTACCGACGATATGCTGGAAGCAGCTACCCACGATGCCGAACACCTGCAAATAGTTCGGGATATCGGCTTCCGCTCTTATATAGTAGTGCCGCTATTGGTGCGCGGGCGGGCGCTAGGGGCGATTTCGTTGGTTTGCACCCAAGCAAAAGGAGCCTACGACGTATCAGACTTAGCGCTGGCGGAAGAACTCGCCCGTCGTGCGGCCTTATCGGTGGAAAATGGGCAACTATATCGGGAAGCGCAGGAAGCGAGTAATAATTTACGCAAGGCAATTATCATTCTGGGGGAACAACAGCAACAACTGCGGACGCTACAGCAACTGACAAATTTACTCAACCAGCGTCTGTCAGATTTACCAGGGTTGTTGCGGGTGATGGTGCAAGCGGTTTGCGATGCGATCGCAGGCGCTGAGTTTTGTTTCATAATGTTGCAAAATCCCCAATGCGATCGCTTGGTGCTGACGGTCACGGCGGGAATAGGTACAGACAAGTTGCAGCTAGAAAATGGCTTTGCTTCAGAGGAAGGATTGCTTTCTCAGGTGTTTTTGACAGGAATTTCCCAGCTGATTCAGGACGAGGAAAGAGGGAAAGAGGGACACAGCCAAACAGGTTCCGAGATGGCTGCTTCGATGTATGTGGTGGCGATTGAGTCCGCGCAAGCGGGACGGCTAGGAGTGCTGGCGATTGGTAATTGGGAAGACTCTCATGCTTTTGACCAGGAAGACGGATTTCTACTGGCGGCGGTGGGAGAACAAGCAGCGATCGCTATCAATAATGCTCGTCTGATTAATACTTTAGAGGAGCGAGAGGAACGTTTAGCTTATCAGAATGAAATCTTGGGTCAACAAAACCGGGATCTGGAAAGCCTTTCAATTCAGATTCAACTGCAAAACCTGCAACTAATGGAAGCTGCTAAATTGAAATCGCAGTTTCTCGCCACCATGTCCCACGAACTGCGGACACCAATGAATGCTGTGATTGGGTTTTCTCAGTTACTGTTGCGCCAGCGGCAAAATCCGCTTACAGAACACCAAGAAGACATGGTGCAACGGATTCTCAGCAATGGCAAACACCTGTTAACGCTAATCAATGACATTCTCGACTTATCGAAAATTGAAGCCGGAAAACTGGAACTCAAACCAGACGAATTTAACCTGGTGCATCTAGTCAGAGCAACCACTGATGAATTGCGATCGCTTGCTTCGGAAAAGCACCTGAGTTTAGA
This genomic window from Funiculus sociatus GB2-C1 contains:
- a CDS encoding PAS domain-containing sensor histidine kinase, yielding MRYGVPIVAVILALLIKLLVDTLNINSEKNSYFSLIFIAILIGVLYGGIQRGMLTSVLATFLQVKKHQETRSGQSKTTLATTSVASVVNTYRQKLQGDRAIPTQKQETTQDALQILSFHLENSPLAVIEWDSNFRVIKWSQQAETLFGWDDQLMGKHPSEWKFVVPEDLASVNGVVSRLLNGSERRNISQNRNYRKDGSIIYCEWYNSALVDESGNVVSVLSLVLDITERQQTEAALRKSEERLRLSLDAGVIGIWDWNILTGELAWSDTLEPMNAIATGSGTFADFIEKIYPEDREFVEKAIAQSVERKTNYAIEFRIISPNGNICWIGGKGQVFCDETGNAVRMLGVCMDITENKRSQAALRESEERFRTMADSAPVLLWMSGTDALCNFFNQSWLTFTGRTLEEEMGNGWTQGVHRDDFQRCLDTYMTAFNARENFQMEYRLLRADGEYRWVLDRGRPRFIPDDTFAGYIGSCIDITERKKAEEDLLTRAKELTRLSGILAQTNIDLEKRNKELDQFAYIVSHDLKAPLRAIANLSTWIEEDIEDKLDPETRHNMDLLRGRVHRMEALINALLQYSRIGRVNKPPELVNLATLLPNIIGSLAAPPTFTITIEPGMPTLFTQRLLLEQVFANLLSNCIKHHPWSEGNVTISVQNRETCYEFAVVDDGNGIAPQYHEKVFVMFQTLEARDKVENTGVGLAIVKKIIEQQGGTIWLESQLGQGATFYFTWPKQPKSK
- a CDS encoding response regulator, with the protein product MEGKMTNLLLVDDDEVDVMTVRRAFKKNNITNPFYVAHNGLEALAILRDEDNVTKIPRERRLILLDLNMPKMGGIEFLRELRADPELRSTPVIVLTTSNEDKDKVEAYNLNVAGYILKPVTFTKFVEAVATLNQYWMLSEMP
- a CDS encoding ATP-binding protein; this encodes MEETLKILIVDDDEVDRMAVRRSLKTAGIKMEVVEAINCQEAIASLSHDDFDCVFLDYRLPDGDGLSLVQDIRSSGFKAALVVLTGQGDEQIAVEVMKAGASDYISKSKVSPESLARSLRNAIRLNRAETLAQRANQLLQESEQRYRFVLEGSNDGIWDWDIIRNQIYCNERCFEITGLSGDGFVSTYDAFCQLIHPEDRQRIIEIVTAHLELERECNVEFKLRHVSGEYRYCIAKGKAQRDSTGKAFRMSGIISDITERKQALERQRFLAEASAVLSASLDYQATMETLARLVVNHIADLCLIDILEADGLVRRLGAAVSDPSKENLVRQLKHRYPPDIDGGHPAMKVLRTGNSELVREITDDMLEAATHDAEHLQIVRDIGFRSYIVVPLLVRGRALGAISLVCTQAKGAYDVSDLALAEELARRAALSVENGQLYREAQEASNNLRKAIIILGEQQQQLRTLQQLTNLLNQRLSDLPGLLRVMVQAVCDAIAGAEFCFIMLQNPQCDRLVLTVTAGIGTDKLQLENGFASEEGLLSQVFLTGISQLIQDEERGKEGHSQTGSEMAASMYVVAIESAQAGRLGVLAIGNWEDSHAFDQEDGFLLAAVGEQAAIAINNARLINTLEEREERLAYQNEILGQQNRDLESLSIQIQLQNLQLMEAAKLKSQFLATMSHELRTPMNAVIGFSQLLLRQRQNPLTEHQEDMVQRILSNGKHLLTLINDILDLSKIEAGKLELKPDEFNLVHLVRATTDELRSLASEKHLSLEVQADLANPQIINDSARVRQILVNLLSNAIKFTDSGGVWVKLWEVSPNEVAIAVKDTGIGIAQENINHIFEEFRQVDQSLSKRYAGTGLGLAITSSLVQLMHGKISVVSKLGQGSTFEVVLARNVSK